The Candidatus Nanopelagicus abundans genome includes a region encoding these proteins:
- a CDS encoding nitroreductase, with translation MDLNLADKDAAWVSQFLASRRTTRDFLPTPVAPEIINQILKDSLTAPSWSNTRPFKVAVATGEVRDRISNEFLARWHVLSKIMRKGFKNKLRLIFTRYGLPTSNRSIVKPYVAELKPRAERVGRELYTLFGVARGDRDARDKQWGKNYEFFGAPVELFVYIHKSLHIYAASDAGLMMENLMLSAHAHGLGTCAQGAVNIWDDVVRDEFEVSKDYRLICGIAIGYPSDSPVNSFQANRIDVDELLLKAKKKSQK, from the coding sequence GTGGATCTAAATCTCGCTGATAAAGATGCAGCTTGGGTTTCCCAATTCTTAGCATCTCGTCGAACAACTCGAGATTTCCTGCCCACTCCGGTTGCGCCAGAAATAATTAATCAGATACTAAAAGATTCTCTAACCGCTCCTAGCTGGTCTAACACAAGACCATTTAAGGTCGCAGTTGCTACCGGTGAAGTTAGAGATCGAATTAGTAATGAATTTCTAGCAAGATGGCATGTTCTTTCAAAGATTATGCGCAAGGGTTTTAAAAATAAATTAAGGCTAATTTTTACTCGCTACGGTCTGCCAACTAGTAATCGTTCAATCGTTAAACCTTACGTTGCTGAGTTAAAACCAAGAGCAGAACGGGTTGGCCGCGAGCTATACACATTATTCGGAGTAGCCCGTGGTGATCGTGATGCTCGAGATAAGCAGTGGGGGAAGAATTATGAATTCTTTGGCGCCCCAGTTGAATTATTTGTTTATATTCATAAAAGTCTACATATTTACGCAGCCTCTGATGCTGGCCTAATGATGGAAAATCTAATGCTCTCAGCTCATGCGCATGGACTTGGAACATGTGCTCAAGGTGCCGTAAATATTTGGGATGATGTTGTTAGAGATGAGTTTGAAGTTTCAAAGGATTATCGATTAATTTGTGGAATTGCCATCGGATATCCAAGTGATTCACCAGTTAATTCTTTTCAAGCAAATCGCATTGATGTAGATGAATTACTTTTAAAGGCTAAAAAGAAATCACAAAAATAG
- a CDS encoding fructose bisphosphate aldolase yields MNKDMLEKVKAGKGFIAALDQSGGSTPKALKLYGIDESEYSGEPAMFDLIHKMRSRLIKSPVFTSDRIVGAILFEMTMERDIDGIASAEYLWSKKKIPTFLKVDNGLAAEANDVQLMKPIPELASRISAAVKHGVFGTKMRSVINLANPAGIEAIVAQQFEIGKQIIAGGLMPIIEPEVNINSAQKAQAEEILKVTLLKHLNALSDDQNVMLKLSIPTQSNLYLKLTQHPRVIKVVALSGGYSRDEANKLLAQNTGVIASFSRALTEGLSAKQSESDFDATLNSTIQSIYEASIK; encoded by the coding sequence ATGAATAAAGATATGCTTGAAAAAGTAAAGGCTGGCAAAGGATTTATCGCAGCACTTGATCAAAGCGGTGGTAGTACGCCAAAGGCACTTAAACTTTATGGCATAGATGAATCTGAGTACTCAGGTGAGCCCGCAATGTTTGATCTCATTCATAAGATGCGCTCTCGTTTAATTAAATCCCCAGTCTTTACTAGCGATCGCATTGTTGGCGCAATCTTGTTTGAAATGACTATGGAGCGCGATATCGATGGAATTGCTAGCGCTGAGTATTTATGGAGCAAGAAAAAAATTCCTACTTTCTTAAAAGTTGATAATGGCCTAGCAGCTGAGGCAAATGATGTTCAGTTGATGAAGCCAATCCCAGAACTTGCTAGTCGTATCAGTGCTGCAGTTAAGCATGGCGTATTCGGTACCAAAATGAGATCAGTAATTAATTTAGCAAATCCAGCTGGCATCGAAGCAATTGTTGCCCAGCAGTTTGAAATTGGTAAGCAAATAATTGCAGGTGGACTAATGCCAATTATCGAACCTGAAGTTAATATCAATAGTGCTCAAAAAGCACAGGCCGAGGAAATTCTTAAGGTCACTCTTCTTAAGCACCTAAATGCGCTAAGTGATGACCAGAATGTGATGTTAAAACTTTCAATCCCAACTCAATCTAATTTATACCTAAAGTTAACTCAGCATCCAAGAGTAATTAAAGTTGTTGCTCTATCTGGTGGGTATTCAAGAGATGAGGCAAATAAACTTCTAGCGCAAAACACAGGAGTAATTGCATCCTTCTCAAGAGCGCTAACTGAAGGTTTATCAGCTAAGCAGAGTGAGTCAGATTTTGATGCAACTTTAAATTCAACAATTCAAAGTATTTACGAAGCATCTATCAAATAG
- a CDS encoding GNAT family N-acetyltransferase, with protein MESEIRLKPVSEVPHLASAPLEWSLKLWGQGKEEFSAQDWKDFYNKTLTSNYDKWDLNGLDQELLFLAIVNNQGVDEVVASIAICDFDDFEELRKYKPWVAAFVVREDLRGSGVGTLVLELVEQKARSFGIDQIYLWTEGEKPFYQKRGYSQVEQVIKPGRVIDVLSKNLTNF; from the coding sequence TTGGAAAGTGAAATAAGACTTAAGCCAGTCTCCGAAGTCCCGCACCTTGCAAGTGCACCACTTGAATGGAGTCTTAAGTTGTGGGGTCAAGGTAAAGAGGAATTTTCAGCTCAAGACTGGAAAGATTTTTATAATAAAACTTTAACCTCAAATTACGATAAGTGGGATTTAAATGGTTTAGATCAAGAATTACTTTTCTTGGCCATTGTTAACAACCAAGGAGTGGATGAGGTTGTTGCATCAATAGCAATTTGTGACTTTGATGATTTTGAAGAGCTTCGTAAGTACAAACCTTGGGTAGCAGCATTTGTGGTTAGGGAAGATCTAAGAGGAAGTGGAGTCGGCACTTTAGTTCTTGAATTAGTTGAACAAAAAGCAAGATCATTTGGAATTGATCAGATCTATTTATGGACTGAAGGGGAGAAGCCTTTTTACCAAAAGAGGGGATATTCACAGGTGGAGCAAGTAATAAAGCCTGGCCGGGTTATAGATGTATTAAGTAAAAATCTTACAAACTTTTAA